DNA from Gammaproteobacteria bacterium:
AGGTACGGCGTCCTTGTAGAGGGCTTCGGCCTTGTCTTTTTCGCCGGCGTCGATGGCGTAAACCACCTTTTTCACGGCGGTACGGAAGGCGGCGCGCTGGCTGGTATTGAGCTGGCGATTCTTTTCCGCCTGGCGGGCGCGTTTTCTGGCTTGTGCTGAATTGGCCAAAGTCTTACTCCATCTATCGTTAAATATGCGTGTGTGCGTTGTCTTGATCCATGCCTCGATCCAGGGCGTCAGCCCAACACCGAAGAGGGCGCATAATATGCGTTTTTATGTCCTGTTTGTCAACCGTTTGCCGGGCCTGAATTGGGCGCAAAGGGTATATTTTGGGCTGGCGGCCGGGACGGGTAAGATGACGCCTTTTCATCAACCTAAAAAAATGACCATAAGAATATCGATGAAGAGCTTCGCCCCATGAGCCGCCGTCTGCTGAAATCCACCGGACTTGTCAGTGTTATGACCACCCTGTCACGGGTGCTGGGTCTGGCGCGGGACGTGGTGTTTGCCAATGTGCTCGGCGCCGGCGGCAACACCGATGCCTTCTTTGTGGCTTTCAAGATCCCCAATTTTCTGCGTCGCCTGTTTGCCGAAGGGG
Protein-coding regions in this window:
- the rpsT gene encoding 30S ribosomal protein S20 — encoded protein: MANSAQARKRARQAEKNRQLNTSQRAAFRTAVKKVVYAIDAGEKDKAEALYKDAVPLIDRVSGKGLISANKGARHKSRLNTRIRAM